The following are from one region of the Sorghum bicolor cultivar BTx623 chromosome 2, Sorghum_bicolor_NCBIv3, whole genome shotgun sequence genome:
- the LOC110432577 gene encoding uncharacterized protein LOC110432577 translates to MMNRRLVNLAMADCKNRRFSLHRMDLSKLLFYPSTAEAEAAAAGGGHGRGGGKGKPPKIRKLRLPPPTMGFEPFPTADPFPSRDPWWLGGDSSIFVLLHGPRGEASRILFTSSEGQASMYDVDSRSVISVPDLSVPTRDGNGMPKAIVTGAGAGEEERLYVMRADGQLELLDLSGGGGDNKSRATFSTNRRGRLLWQPLPPLPMVDPYILSFTVVDSGRIICLSIAGSDGAGTFCFDTVSQEWWQAGDWRLPFHGRAEYVPELNTWLGFSDDYPDHYLCAADLSGVAMAPRQAPALQHVWEDFEPPPTEKTVSRVPNCPGIFVTKTMYWSIPQLFLVNLGSGRFCVAKVVHGMELVSVFWSMDSHEGPTDTFTVLTGVEVIRGGDGELRMVKHKSRELVHPGLDVACVL, encoded by the coding sequence ATGATGAACCGACGGCTTGTGAATCTGGCGATGGCAGACTGCAAGAACCGCAGGTTTTCGTTGCACCGCATGGATCTCTCCAAACTCCTCTTCTACCCGTCGACGGCCGAAGCGGAAGCCGCAGCCGCAGGTGGTGGccacggccgcggcggcggcaaggGCAAGCCACCCAAGATCCGCAAACTGCGGCTGCCGCCGCCGACCATGGGCTTCGAGCCATTCCCAACCGCGGATCCGTTCCCATCCAGGGATCCGTGGTGGCTGGGTGGAGACAGCAGCATATTCGTGCTCCTCCACGGCCCCCGCGGCGAGGCCAGCAGGATCCTCTTCACCAGCAGCGAGGGACAAGCCTCCATGTACGACGTCGACTCGCGCTCCGTCATCAGCGTGCCCGACCTCAGCGTGCCCACGAGAGACGGCAACGGCATGCCCAAGGCCATAGttaccggcgccggcgccggggaaGAAGAACGTCTGTACGTGATGCGTGCCGACGGGCAGTTGGAGCTGCTTGActtgagcggcggcggcggggacaaCAAAAGCCGAGCTACCTTCTCGACGAACAGGAGGGGGAGGCTGCTGTGGCAACCTTTGCCACCGCTGCCCATGGTAGACCCCTATATCCTGTCGTTCACGGTGGTCGACAGCGGCCGGATCATCTGCTTGTCGATTGCTGGGTCAGATGGCGCCGGCACCTTCTGCTTCGACACGGTGAGCCAGGAGTGGTGGCAGGCCGGCGACTGGCGCCTGCCGTTCCACGGCAGAGCAGAGTACGTCCCAGAGCTCAATACCTGGCTCGGCTTCTCCGACGACTACCCCGACCACTACCTGTGCGCGGCGGACCTCTCCGGCGTCGCAATGGCCCCTCGCCAGGCGCCGGCGCTGCAACACGTCTGGGAAGATTTTGAGCCACCGCCCACGGAGAAGACGGTATCGCGGGTGCCCAACTGCCCCGGCATTTTTGTCACCAAGACGATGTACTGGTCGATTCCCCAGCTTTTTCTTGTTAACCTGGGCTCCGGGAGGTTCTGCGTTGCTAAGGTCGTCCATGGCATGGAGCTCGTATCAGTCTTCTGGTCCATGGATAGCCATGAAGGACCAACGGATACGTTTACGGTGCTCACCGGCGTTGAGGTCATTCGCGGCGGAGACGGAGAGCTGCGGATGGTCAAGCACAAGTCGAGAGAGTTAGTGCACCCCGGACTCGACGTGGCTTGCGTGCTTTAA
- the LOC8060723 gene encoding non-specific lipid transfer protein GPI-anchored 2: protein MGMTTTTTTRLMLTLAAAAAMLQLLASAPAPASGQPGPGVVVGAVSCTTSLVTSFTPCLNFITNGSASPTDDCCRSLGALTKASAGCACLILTGSVPLGVPVNRTLAVTLPRACNSTSLQLQCRDASSAQSPAPGPVADAPAPSMPMAPLPPVTAAAPEPEAPATAPPAEPTATATPPISQVQTKPAVVPSAAGRASSDVPATARFGLLLAIGAALMA from the exons ATGGGCatgacaacgacgacgacgacgaggctgATGCTCACcttggccgcggcggcggcgatgctgcagctgctggcctcggcgccggcgccggcgtccgGGCAGCCCGGCCCCGGCGTCGTCGTGGGCGCGGTGTCGTGCACGACGTCGCTGGTCACCAGCTTCACGCCGTGCCTCAACTTCATCACCAACGGCAGCGCGTCCCCGACCGACGACTGCTGCCGGTCCCTGGGCGCGCTGACGAAGGCGAGCGCCGGCTGCGCCTGCCTCATCCTCACCGGCAGCGTGCCCCTCGGCGTGCCCGTCAACCGGACGCTCGCCGTCACGCTGCCCAGGGcgtgcaactccacctctctccAGCTGCAATGCCGAG ACGCGTCGTCAGCTCAGAGCCCAGCTCCAGGCCCCGTCGCAGATGCGCCTGCGCCCTCCATGCCCATGGCCCCGTTGC CACCAGTGACGGCGGCAGCGCCGGAGCCTGAAGCGCCGGCGACAGCTCCACCTGCGGAACCCACGGCCACGGCGACGCCACCGATCAGCCAGGTACAGACGAAGCCGGCGGTTGTGCCCAGCGCCGCCGGGAGAGCAAGCTCGGACGTGCCAGCGACGGCTAGGTTTGGACTGCTGCTTGCAATTGGAGCTGCGCTGATGGCCTGA
- the LOC8060722 gene encoding pumilio homolog 1 — protein MGAQDIGLNAHGQMLPAGNLVLVPPAPAPVSGGQVSGAPGNVEQDLEEDALLSQDAMKRYEHLIWVQVAYFRLCLDPAVATSGRLLQQAMQNLKNLCACDALVAHYENNPAEAADTTVIRQQSTHSAGSSQVQQHHRAKQFNNMVSSVEQMETVAPVMSPTLRLMDIKGKVAASCADRNGSRFVQQAIEVATPEEIVMVYKETMPCVRTLAVDMFGNHAIQKILEHGPKSCKREVISNLIGHMLPLSLDKYSCRVIQKAFDVGEHDQKLVMAKELSSKVLKCVRDQFANHVIQKCIECLPPKDIHFILQSFCSRAKALSTHPYGCHVIQKVLTRCKDQEIYHALTSEIMENINKLSADKFGNYVVQQLLEHGGHAMRSTMVRQFAGRVVTMSYHKFASNVVEKCLTFGSQEDRRLIADEIVVGAGGGGGGHQHFDHLVDMMINPYANFVIQKMVVTTEEQQVELLLEVASSNATRLARYPHGRHVMDAMEKFLSAAKGGVHADIAPRCSR, from the exons ATGGGTGCACAGGATATTGGCTTGAATGCCCATGGCCAAATGCTCCCTGCTGGAAACCTTGTGCTTgttcctcctgctcctgctcctgtttCAGGTGGTCAGGTTTCAGGTGCTCCAGGGAATGTTGAGCAAGACCTCGAAGAAGATGCACTGCTGAGCCAGGATGCCATGAAGAGATATGAACATTTGATTTGGGTCCAAGTGGCATATTTTCGTTTATGCCTCGACCCTGCGGTGGCCACTTCTGGGAGATTGCTCCAGCAGGCTATGCAAAACCTGAAGAACCTCTGTGCTTGTGATGCTCTGGTGGCACATTATGAGAACAATCCAGCAGAGGCAGCAGATACTACAGTTATTCGGCAACAAAGTACTCACTCTGCTGGATCCTCTCAAGTGCAGCAGCATCACAGAGCCAAACAATTCAACAATATGGTTTCTTCTGTTGAACAGATGGAAACTGTGGCTCCGGTGATGAGCCCTACCTTGAGGCTCATGGACATCAAGGGCAAAGTGGCAGCTTCCTG TGCTGATCGCAATGGGAGCCGCTTTGTACAGCAGGCGATTGAGGTGGCAACACCAGAAGAGATTGTTATGGTTTATAAGGAAACCATGCCTTGTGTGCGCACGCTTGCTGTTGATATGTTTGGAAATCATGCCATCCAGAAG ATTCTTGAGCATGGACCAAAGTCCTGCAAACGAGAGGTCATCAGTAATCTGATTGGCCATATGTTACCCCTAAGCCTTGATAAGTACAGTTGCAGGGTGATACAAAAG GCTTTTGACGTAGGGGAACACGATCAGAAGCTTGTGATGGCCAAAGAGCTCAGCAGCAAAGTGCTCAAGTGTGTTCGCGACCAGTTCGCGAACCACGTAATTCAGAAGTGCATAGAATGCCTACCGCCGAAGGATATCCACTTCATCCTCCAAAGCTTCTGCAGCAGGGCCAAGGCCCTTTCTACCCATCCTTACGGCTGCCACGTGATCCAG AAAGTGTTGACCCGTTGTAAAGACCAAGAGATCTACCACGCGCTGACATCAGAGATTATGGAGAACATTAACAAGCTGTCAGCGGACAAGTTCGGGAACTACGTGGTGCAGCAGCTGCTAGAGCACGGAGGCCACGCCATGCGATCCACGATGGTGAGGCAATTCGCCGGGCGCGTGGTGACCATGAGCTACCACAAGTTCGCCTCCAACGTGGTGGAGAAGTGCCTGACCTTCGGGAGCCAGGAGGACCGGCGGCTGATcgccgacgagatcgtcgtcggcgccggcggcggtggtggtggccatCAGCACTTCGACCATCTTGTG GATATGATGATCAATCCATACGCGAACTTTGTGATCCAGAAGATGGTGGTGACGACGGAGGAGCAGCAGGTGGAGTTGCTGCTGGAGGTGGCAAGTAGCAACGCGACGAGACTGGCGAGGTACCCGCATGGAAGGCACGTCATGGATGCCATGGAGAAGTTCCTTAGCGCCGCCAAGGGTGGTGTCCACGCAGACATTGCACCCCGCTGCAGCCGATGA